Proteins from a single region of Drosophila biarmipes strain raj3 chromosome 3R, RU_DBia_V1.1, whole genome shotgun sequence:
- the LOC108031729 gene encoding glutamine--fructose-6-phosphate aminotransferase [isomerizing] 2 isoform X4 — MCGIFAYLNYLTPKSRQEVLDLLLTGLKRLEYRGYDSTGVAIDSPDNKNIVMVKRTGKVKVLEEAIQEHFSGADYSEPVLTHIGIAHTRWATHGVPCERNSHPHRSDEGNGFVVVHNGIITNYNDVKTFLAKRGYDFESDTDTEVFAKLVHHLWKTHPTYSFRELVEQAILQVEGAFAIAVKSKHFPGECVASRRSSPLLVGIKTKTRLATDHIPILYGKADDKKLNPDQDTDSGKQQVLPRSESTSEFMPLEEKEVEYFFASDASAVIEHTNRVIYLEDDDVAAVRDGTLSIHRLKKSLDDPHAREITTLKMEIQQIMKGNYDYFMQKEIFEQPDSVVNTMRGRVRFDGNAIVLGGIKDYIPEIKRCRRLMLIGCGTSYHSAVATRQLLEELTELPVMVELASDFLDRNTPIFRDDVCFFISQSGETADTLMALRYCKQRGALIVGITNTVGSSICRESHCGVHINAGPEIGVASTKAYTSQFISLVMFALVMSEDRLSLQQRRLEILQALSKLADQIRAVLKLDSKVQELAKDLYQHKSLLIMGRGYNFATCLEGALKVKELTYMHSEGIMAGELKHGPLALVDDSMPVLMIVLRDPVYVKCMNALQQVTSRKGCPIIICEEGDEETQAFSSRHLEIPRTVDCLQGILTVIPMQLLSYHIAVLRGCDVDCPRNLAKSVTVE; from the exons ATGTGTG GAATCTTTGCCTATCTAAATTACCTCACGCCCAAGTCACGACAGGAAGTGCTTGATCTGCTGCTCACAGGCTTGAAGAGATTGGAGTACCGCGGCTACGACTCGACGGGAGTGGCAATTGACTCACCGGATAATAAAAACATCGTGATGGTCAAGCGTACGGGCAAGGTCAAAGTTCTTGAAGAGGCAATTCAGGAGC ATTTTAGCGGAGCCGACTACTCCGAGCCCGTTTTGACCCACATTGGCATTGCCCACACTCGATGGGCCACCCACGGAGTTCCATGCGAAAGGAACTCTCACCCACATCGTTCGGACGAGGGAAATGGATTCGTCGTGGTTCACAACGGCATAATTACTAACTACAACGATGTGAAGACCTTTCTGGCGAAGCGTGGGTATGATTTCGAGTCGGACACGGACACAGAGGTGTTCGCCAAGCTGGTACACCACCTGTGGAAAACCCATCCCACATACTCGTTTCGTGAACTGGTCGAGCAGGCCATTCTCCAAGTGGAAGGCGCCTTTGCCATTGCCGTGAAGTCCAAGCATTTTCCCGGAGAGTGCGTGGCCTCTCGGCGTAGTTCACCCCTTCTGGTAGGAATTAAGACAAAGACCCGCCTTGCCACGGATCACATTCCCATTCTTTACGGAAAAG CAGATGACAAGAAGCTAAACCCCGATCAAG ATACCGACTCTGGAAAACAACAAG TGCTTCCGCGTTCGGAGAGCACTTCGGAATTTATGCCTTTGGAAGAAAAAGAAGTTGAATACTTTTTCGCGTCGGACGCCTCAGCCGTTATCGAACACACTAATCGGGTGATCTATTTGGAG gACGATGACGTTGCTGCCGTTCGTGATGGTACTTTGAGCATCCATCGCCTAAAAAAGAGCCTGGATGACCCACACGCACGAGAAATCACTACCTTAAAGATGGAAATCCAACAAATCATGAAGGGAAATTATGACTACTTTATGCAGAAGGAGATTTTTGAGCAGCCTGACTCTGTGGTCAACACGATGCGCGGTCGAGTCCGATTCGACGGAAACGCGATTGTACTCGGCGGTATCAAGGATTACATTCCTGAGATCAAACGCTGTCGCCGCCTGATGTTGATTGGGTGTGGTACGTCTTACCACAGCGCGGTAGCCACTAGGCAACTGCTTGAGGAGCTTACCGAGTTGCCCGTTATGGTTGAGCTGGCTTCCGACTTTCTGGATCGCAACACACCTATCTTCCGCGATGACGTCTGCTTCTTCATATCGCAGTCCGGAGAGACCGCGGATACCCTGATGGCCTTGCGTTACTGTAAGCAGCGGGGAGCCCTGATTGTGGGCATCACAAACACCGTAGGCAGTAGCATCTGTCGTGAGTCACATTGTGGAGTGCATATTAACGCCGGTCCGGAGATTGGAGTGGCATCTACTAAGGCCTACACCTCACAGTTCATTTCATTGGTGATGTTCGCGTTGGTTATGTCCGAGGATCGTCTTTCCCTGCAGCAGCGACGGCTAGAGATTTTACAGGCGCTGTCCAAGCTTGCGGACCAGATCCGAGCTGTTCTCAAGCTGGACTCAAAAGTTCAAGAGCTGGCCAAGGATCTTTATCAACACAAGTCGCTCCTGATAATGGGTCGTGGATATAATTTCGCCACCTGCTTAGAAGGTGCCTTG AAAGTCAAGGAGCTTACCTATATGCACAGTGAAGGCATCATGGCTGGTGAACTCAAACACGGCCCTTTGGCCCTCGTGGACGACTCCATGCCAGTCCTGATGATAGTCCTTCGCGACCCTGTCTATGTGAAGTGCATGAACGCCCTGCAGCAGGTCACATCTCGCAAGGGCTGTCCGATTATTATCTGCGAGGAAGGCGACGAGGAAACCCAAGCTTTCTCTTCACGCCACCTAGAGATTCCACGCACTGTCGACTGTCTGCAGGGAATTCTCACCGTAATTCCAATGCAACTTTTGTCTTATCATATTGCAGTATTGCGCGGATGCGACGTTGACTGCCCCAGAAACCTTGCCAAGTCCGTTACTGTTGAATAA